Proteins from one Nicotiana tabacum cultivar K326 chromosome 23, ASM71507v2, whole genome shotgun sequence genomic window:
- the LOC107796322 gene encoding mediator of RNA polymerase II transcription subunit 13-like isoform X1, with translation MMWTNVFKIGGLHQISWFQFLPHESDVNSVVDKSVKLDKKDAATWLVLSSHLQLQKQGFLSTRTNSFVGPWDPSQGLHNPDEKIKLWLFIPGQHSSVVEKAQSAVSKLRVLASGLWVAPGDSEEVAAALSQALRNCMERTLRGLSYVRYGDVFTKHHPLSQNEELFRKGQPVVEFLFSATEEALFVHVIISAKHIRALSSGDIDKISEDTSHVSGERLPVIVSPHGMRGRLTGCCPADLVKQVYLSSGKFSASNDIVGLPCNVSRSGYQLKGQNCYVEVSLGCTTPGNNYIQESSNAQNNLSRPTITEASAMANVVQSRIPDNCGRMLIYPPEAVLVPVVQTACARSSLKRFWLQNWIGPSLSFASSIMHCYDFSSDAKVNSMDGSWLDANVMRSNRRYNSSSNSNSSSVSSISTSSSDSDYKTSGAGDLEADADSLMCRQSGLSSVDQSQNDILKTGFKRSRISESFSQAGAVINPSTSDYASMEVNNSAITGGNDQIGLQWGWDDDDRGAGMDIQALLSEFGDFGDFFESDALPFGEPPGTAESQALMFPAADSADVGSSPCPSMMDVQDQMLLPVGYPSYDSFNQPPPPAILDDSMSKHQEVIKSTAVANQVNSASAAIAGEFDHLIKAEALMTFAPEYGAVETPTGENSHSIFRNPYVPKSREVETANSSSNSYVYSATPPLSPCFDACEEKSGVTVNLKTGAGRHDTSSSTQSRRYYTHIESGKEKNDGKLSGSDHSCSTRETQVAESPFSGFNSTNSVKSIHNKTEKANEALLKADSFGQSMRTVLATEVDCLMCQAFMCKIRHTLLSSSSYLPVGTSRMSGSTIINQPQGEGVVTVDNMSSKSEMRKKEIIPIRIAGDIDGGLLDGTLNAPVGVWRSVGVSKGMKQPSSGLEACHSVQHNSFIEESMLAYGLRQPLQELLDGMALLVQQATSLVDVALDADNNDGPYGWLALQEQWRRGFSCGPSMVHAGCGGVLASCHSLDIAGVELIDPLSADVQASFTLTLLQNDIKTAMKSAFGTAEGPLSVVDWCKGRSQSNDGGISGDGFSAESTASASECRDSSSTVSFSVGEPISPSQSSAGGSSSLKYGIRMDEASERRLSQDTCLSQSEQLPGSRLRPTLSADPAILVGYQDDWLKMGPSSLQLWEKAPFEPYAMPKHMSYYVVCPDINALTTAAIDFFQQLGTVYEMCKLGTHSPQCMGNEMEIDSGKNASSGFVLIDCPQSMKIDSSSASMLGSISDYFLSLSNGWDLESYLKSLSKVLRNLKLGSCMTMNPKEGSTDPCTVIYVVCPFAEPLAVLQTVIESSIAAGSVILSSDKERRSTLQNQVGRALSYSAAVDESLSNVLTLSGFCIPKLVLQIVTVDAIFRITSPAVSELVILKEIAFTVYNKARRISRGSSSDMVQSSSMSGRSHPVLMQMTSPVPGMWKDCVGPRSIGTSLQREAELDASLRSGSWDNWQTSRGGGLGCDPNRMEDFSFQDEVRYLFEPLYILAEPGSLDRGLSFPMSCNPMAESSKLLLDDGTSGNFMQSSASSGGGDIGTNNQSETSEPDGFGSAHQKSLPSLHCCYGWTEDWRWLVCIWTDSRGELLDNYIYPFEGISSRQDTKGLQSLFVQILRQGCQILQACLPEAAIAKPRDFVIARIGSFFELECQEWQKALYAVGGSEVKKWSLQLRRSVPDGMSASSNGTSLQQQEIGLIQEKALPSSPSPLYSPHSKASSFMKGGLEQPSTRKQLIGGQGMVDNSRGLLQWVQSISFVSVSIDHSLQLMLQADLMSHGTSQSSGILSQPGYLEGYTPVKSLGSTSTSYILIPSPSMRFLPPVRLQLRTCLTAESPPLAHLLHSKGCAIPLSMGFVVSKSVPTMRRDARSVSKEEWPSVLSVNLVDYYGGSNIIQEKFLKGVGKIGGRDIGSETRDVEIETHLILENIAAELHALSWMTVSPAYLERRSALPFHCDTVLRLRRLLHFADKEVSRQPEKSQV, from the exons TTCTGGCATCTGGTCTCTGGGTGGCTCCTGGAGATTCAGAAGAGGTTGCTGCTGCGCTATCTCAGGCCTTAAGGAATTGCATGGAAAG AACACTCAGAGGACTTTCATATGTGAGATATGGAGATGTATTTACAAAACACCATCCATTATCACAGAACGAAGAGTTGTTCAG GAAGGGACAGCCAGTGGTTGAGTTCTTATTTTCTGCTACGGAAGAGGCTCTCTTTGTCCACGTTATAATATCTGCAAA GCATATACGAGCACTTTCAAGTGGTGACATTGATAAAATATCAGAGGATACATCTCATGTCTCTGGTGAGAGGCTTCCAG TTATTGTCTCACCTCATGGAATGCGTGGGAGGCTCACCGGATGTTGCCCAGCTGATCTTGTGAAGCAAGTGTATCTCAG TTCTGGCAAGTTTAGTGCTTCAAACGATATTGTTGGGCTACCCTGCAATGTTTCTCGATCTGGTTATCAGCTTAAGGGACAGAATTGCTATGTTGAAGTTAGCCTTGGTTGCACTACACCAGGAAACAACTATATACAAGAAAGTTCAAATGCACAGAATAATTTATCAAGGCCTACCATAACTGAAGCCTCCGCAATGGCCAATGTTGTTCAGAGTAGAATACCAGATAACTGTGGAAGAATGCTTATCTATCCCCCTGAGGCTGTTCTTGTTCCAGTGGTGCAAACAGCATGTGCTAGATCATCTCTAAAAAG ATTCTGGCTGCAGAACTGGATTGGGCCCTCATTGTCCTTTGCATCCTCCATTATGCATTG TTATGATTTTAGTAGTGATGCCAAAGTCAATTCGATGGATGGATCTTGGCTTGATGCAAATGTCATGCGCTCAAATCGGCGCTATAACAGTAGTAGTAATAGCAATAGTAGTAGTGTTAGCAGCATAAGTACATCTTCTAGTGATAGTGATTACAAGACCTCAGGAGCTGGCGATCTTGAAGCAGATGCCGATTCTTTAATGTGTAGACAGTCTGGATTATCTTCTGTGGATCAGTCTCAAAATGACATTCTTAAAACG GGCTTTAAGAGGTCGCGAATTTCAGAGTCGTTTAGTCAGGCGGGAGCAGTGATAAATCCATCAACAAGTGACTATGCTTCAATGGAAGTTAATAATTCTGCAATAACTGGAGGAAATGATCAGATTGGGCTTCAATGGGGTTGGGATGATGATGATAGAGGTGCAGGCATGGATATTCAGGCACTTCTCTCAGAGTTTGGAGATTTTGGTGACTTCTTTGAGAGTGATGCTTTGCCGTTTGGAGAG CCTCCAGGAACTGCAGAGTCTCAGGCTCTTATGTTTCCTGCAGCAGATAGTGCGGATGTTGGTAGCAGCCCCTGTCCTTCGATGATGGATGTGCAAGATCAGATGCTTTTGCCAGTAGGTTATCCATCCTATGACAGCTTTAATCAGCCACCACCTCCAGCAATTCTGGATGATTCTATGAGCAAACATCAAGAAGTTATAAAAAGCACTGCAGTTGCTAATCAAGTAAACAGTGCTTCAGCAGCTATTGCTGGTGAATTCGATCACTTAATTAAAGCTGAAGCTCTGATGACATTTGCTCCAGAGTATGGAGCAGTTGAGACCCCTACAGGTGAGAACTCCCATTCGATTTTCAGGAATCCCTATGTTCCGAAGTCCCGGGAAGTGGAGACTGCGAATTCAAGCTCAAATAGCTATGTCTACTCTGCAACCCCACCTTTGTCGCCTTGCTTTGACGCATGTGAGGAGAAGTCTGGTGTGACTGTAAATCTCAAAACAGGTGCTGGAAGGCATGATACAAGCTCCAGTACACAATCAAGGAGATATTACACTCATATTGAAAgtggaaaagagaaaaatgacGGCAAGTTGTCTGGTTCTGACCATAGTTGCTCTACACGTGAGACTCAAGTAGCAGAGTCTCCATTTTCTGGTTTCAATTCGACAAATTCTGTTAAATCTATCCACAATAAAACCGAGAAAGCCAATGAAGCATTACTTAAAGCAGACAGCTTTGGTCAATCAATGAGAACTGTGCTAGCAACAGAAGTTGATTGCCTTATGTGCCAGGCATTTATGTGTAAGATACGGCATACACTATTATCTTCAAGCAGCTACCTTCCTGTTGGTACGAGTAGGATGTCAGGGAGTACCATTATAAACCAGCCACAAGGTGAAGGAGTGGTTACAGTTGACAATATGTCAAGCAAATCCGAGatgagaaagaaagaaataataccAATTAGGATAGCGGGTGATATTGATGGAGGATTACTGGATGGGACCCTTAATGCACCAGTTGGTGTGTGGCGCTCTGTTGGAGTTTCTAAGGGCATGAAGCAACCATCATCTGGTTTAGAAGCTTGCCACTCTGTTCAGCATAATTCTTTCATTGAGGAAAGTATGCTAGCTTATGGGCTACGGCAAccgcttcaggaactccttgacgGGATGGCTTTACTTGTGCAGCAAGCTACATCTCTTGTTGATGTTGCACTAGATGCTGATAACAATGATGGTCCTTATGGCTGGCTCGCACTGCAGGAGCAGTGGAGGCGTGGCTTTTCATGTGGACCATCCATGGTTCATGCAGGTTGTGGCGGAGTATTGGCTTCCTGTCATTCACTGGATATTGCTGGCGTGGAGCTTATTGATCCACTTTCAGCTGAT GTTCAGGCATCATTTACCCTCACTCTGCTGCAGAATGATATAAAAACAGCTATGAAATCTGCTTTCGGTACTGCAGAAGGTCCTTTATCTGTTGTTGATTGGTGCAAAGGTCGCAGTCAATCAAATGATGGGGGAATATCTGGTGATGGTTTTTCTGCAGAGTCCACTGCAAGTGCAAGTGAATGTCGTGATTCTTCAAGTACCGTATCATTTTCTGTTGGCGAACCTATAAGTCCATCTCAATCATCCGCTGGTGGATCATCTAGTTTGAAAT ATGGAATTAGGATGGATGAGGCAAGTGAACGCAGATTAAGCCAAGACACTTGTCTATCACAGTCAGAGCAGCTACCAGGCTCAAGGCTTAGGCCAACATTGTCTGCAGATCCTGCTATACTTGTCGG ATACCAAGACGATTGGCTTAAGATGGGACCTAGTTCTCTTCAGCTCTGGGAAAAGGCACCTTTTGAGCCTTATGCAATGCCCAAGCAT ATGTCATATTACGTTGTTTGTCCAGACATCAATGCTCTAACAACAGCTGCAATTGATTTTTTCCAACAGCTTGGAACTG TTTATGAGATGTGCAAACTGGGAACTCATTCACCTCAATGTATGGGAAATGAGATGGAGATAGATTCTGGGAAGAATGCATCTTCTGGTTTTGTTCTGATTGATTGCCCTCAGTCAATGAAGATAGACAGCAGTAGTGCATCTATGCTGGGATCAATCAGTGATTATTTCCTATCCCTTTCCAATGGCTGGGATTTAGAGAGCTATTTGAAGTCTCTCTCAAAAGTTCTCAGGAATTTAAAGCTTGGTTCATGCATGACCATGAATCCAAAAGAAGGAAGTACTGATCCATGTACA GTGATATACGTGGTTTGCCCTTTCGCTGAGCCTCTTGCGGTCCTACAGACGGTGATTGAATCTTCTATTGCTGCTGGATCAGTAATTCTTTCTTCAGACAAAGAGAGGCGATCTACACTGCAGAATCAAGTCGGGAGGGCCTTAAGTTACTCAGCAGCAGTGGATGAGTCACTCTCAAATGTTTTAACACTTTCAGGGTTTTGTATTCCTAAGTTGGTATTGCAGATTGTCACTGTTGATGCAATTTTTAGGATTACAAGTCCTGCTGTCAGTGAGCTTGTCATCCTAAAGGAAATTGCTTTCACAGTTTATAACAAAGCCCGCAGGATATCTCGAGGGTCCTCCAGTGACATGGTTCAGTCATCATCCATGTCTGGTAGATCTCATCCGGTCCTGATGCAAATGACTTCCCCAGTTCCAGGGATGTGGAAGGACTGTGTTGGTCCTCGAAGCATAGGAACTTCCCTTCAGAGAGAGGCTGAACTTGATGCTAGCCTAAGGTCTGGTAGTTGGGACAACTGGCAAACATCAAGAGGGGGAGGTCTCGGATGTGATCCAAACAGAATGGaggatttttcttttcaagatgaaGTTCGTTATTTGTTTGAGCCCCTTTACATTCTCGCTGAACCAGGTTCATTGGATCGTGGACTTTCATTTCCTATGTCTTGTAATCCAATGGCTGAATCTTCAAAGCTTTTGTTAGATGATGGTACAAGTGGAAATTTTATGCAGAGTTCAGCTTCTTCAGGTGGCGGAGACATTGGAACAAACAATCAGTCTGAAACATCTGAACCAGATGGCTTTGGATCTGCACATCAAAAGTCACTTCCAAGCCTGCATTGTTGTTATGGATGGACTGAGGATTGGCGCTGGCTGGTGTGTATATGGACAGATTCCAGGGGAGAGTTGCTTGATAATTATATATATCCATTTGAAGGAATAAGTAGTAGGCAGGATACGAAAGGCCTGCAATCTTTGTTTGTGCAAATTCTGCGACAAGGATGCCAGATACTTCAGGCATGTCTTCCTGAGGCTGCCATTGCCAAGCCTAGGGATTTTGTCATTGCACGTATTGGAAGCTTCTTTGAGCTTGAATGCCAGG AATGGCAGAAAGCCCTGTATGCAGTTGGGGGATCTGAGGTGAAGAAATGGTCTCTGCAGCTAAGACGATCTGTGCCTGATGGAATGTCGGCAAGTAGTAATGGGACATCCTTGCAGCAACAGGAAATAGGTCTGATTCAGGAAAAAGCACTTCCTTCCTCCCCTAGTCCATTGTACAGTCCTCACTCAAAGGCTTCCTCTTTCATGAAAGGTGGCTTGGAGCAACCATCCACAAGGAAGCAGTTAATTGGTGGACAGGGTATGGTGGACAACTCGAGGGGTTTACTTCAATGGGTGCAAAGCATTAGTTTTGTCTCTGTTTCAATTGATCATTCCTTACAGCTTATGTTGCAAGCAGATTTAATGAGTCATG GGACGAGTCAAAGTAGTGGCATTCTGAGTCAGCCAGGTTATCTTGAAGGTTATACTCCAGTGAAGTCCCTTGGTTCTACATCCACCTCCTATATTCTAATCCCATCACCCAGTATGCGGTTCCTACCTCCTGTCCGTCTTCAGCTTCGCACTTGCCTAACTGCTGAATCACCACCACTCGCCCATCTTCTCCACAGCAAGGGCTGTGCTATCCCTCTTTCAATGGGTTTTGTGGTTTCGAAATCAGTACCTACAATGAGGAGAGATGCGAGGAGCGTCTCAAAAGAAGAATGGCCCTCAGTTCTATCTGTCAACCTCGTTGATTACTATGGTGGCAGCAACATCATCCAAGAAAAGTTTTTGAAGGGTGTTGGTAAGATTGGGGGAAGGGATATAGGCTCGGAAACAAGAGATGTTGAAATAGAGACTCACTTGATTCTTGAGAACATAGCTGCAGAACTCCATGCTTTATCATGGATGACTGTAAGTCCGGCATACTTGGAGAGAAGATCTGCTTTGCCTTTTCATTGTGACACGGTATTAAGGCTTCGAAGGCTGCTTCATTTTGCTGATAAGGAAGTTTCTCGGCAACCTGAGAAATCACAAGTTTAG